A genomic region of Leptolyngbya sp. NIES-2104 contains the following coding sequences:
- the psb27 gene encoding photosystem II protein Psb27: protein MKRLLSRLLALVMVVAIGLVGCTNAPGGLTGNYRDDTLTVINTLKTAITLPADAPNKAAIQGDARKLINDFAARYRRDTALAKLSSFTTMRTALNSLAGHYSSYPNRPVPQKMIDRLNTEFSQVEASLKRGN, encoded by the coding sequence ATGAAGCGCTTATTGTCTCGCCTGCTGGCGCTAGTGATGGTTGTCGCGATCGGGCTTGTCGGGTGTACCAATGCACCGGGTGGTCTGACGGGCAACTACCGTGATGATACTCTCACGGTGATTAATACCCTCAAAACTGCGATAACGCTCCCCGCCGATGCACCGAACAAAGCGGCAATTCAAGGCGATGCTCGCAAACTAATCAATGATTTTGCTGCCCGTTATCGTCGCGATACGGCGCTGGCAAAGCTGAGTTCTTTTACAACGATGCGAACAGCATTAAATTCGCTGGCAGGACACTACAGCTCGTATCCGAATCGTCCAGTGCCGCAGAAAATGATCGATCGATTAAATACCGAGTTCAGTCAAGTCGAAGCCTCACTTAAGCGCGGCAACTAA